The sequence ATGACGTGCATCATCCCGTTGAGCAGCGCCACATCGCTGCCCGGCCTGAGCGGCAAGAAGGTATCGGCCAGCCAGGCAGTGGGCGTCAGGCGGGGGTCGGCCACGATGACCTTGGCGTCTTTTTTCTCTTTAGCTCTCAGCACCCAACGGGCCACGGGCGCGTGGTTCTCGGCTAGGTTGGAGCCAATGACAAAGATGCAATCGGCGTTGGCCAGGTCGGGGATGGGGTTGGTCATGGCCCCACTGCCAAAGGCGCGGGCCAGCCCGACGACGGTGGGCGCGTGGCACAGGCGGGCGCAGTGATCCACGTTGTTCGTGCCCAGACGGCGGGCCAGCTTTTGGAAGAGATAGTTCTCCTCGTTGGTGCACTTGGCGGAGGCCAGGAACCCCAGTGCATCAGGGCCGTGAGCCTGCCTGACCTCGTCGATCTTGTGGCTCACCAGGTCCAGGGCTTTCGGCCACGAGATTTGTC is a genomic window of Candidatus Thermoplasmatota archaeon containing:
- a CDS encoding molybdopterin-dependent oxidoreductase, with translation VGLEYNREHPVSEGALCPKGNAVLEILDHPERLRHPMKKVDDGWRQISWPKALDLVSHKIDEVRQAHGPDALGFLASAKCTNEENYLFQKLARRLGTNNVDHCARLCHAPTVVGLARAFGSGAMTNPIPDLANADCIFVIGSNLAENHAPVARWVLRAKEKKDAKVIVADPRLTPTAWLADTFLPLRPGSDVALLNGMMHV